The following are encoded together in the Pygocentrus nattereri isolate fPygNat1 chromosome 3, fPygNat1.pri, whole genome shotgun sequence genome:
- the nat14 gene encoding N-acetyltransferase 14: protein MVRLDLGNVVLRRMKEEDVEAVKALIKEGCEGTENRLILHLLTRPLALLMLATLSSVLRFLVHSFIVALLIPVFLCIVYLKLTIPRYTGILGSTRPYWDYLGSCYRAGSEPDLPNPHAGKGKLLINQDKAKRRKKAKEQERGKTKEEKVDEDDLKERARVAGEVWVADCEDEVLGCVARDGWSRDGVYRICRLVVQSWYRREGLGRLLVQSLEAKARQSGIARVYAHVPFPSKVGEAFFRKLGYRLQGETAGVQDEEEEEDDYEEPEKGWLGFPVTKVFVKDL from the exons ATGGTGAGGTTGGACCTGGGAAATGTAGTGCTCCGGCGGATGAAGGAGGAGGACGTTGAGGCTGTTAAGGCCCTCATAAAG GAGGGATGCGAAGGGACAGAGAACCGCCTCATCCTTCACCTCCTCACTCGTCCGCTGGCACTGCTCATGCTGGCCACGTTGTCCTCTGTTCTCCGCTTCTTGGTGCACTCCTTCATCGTGGCCCTGCTAATCCCGGTCTTCCTTTGCATCGTCTACCTCAAGCTCACCATCCCGCGCTACACGGGCATCTTAGGCTCCACTAGGCCGTACTGGGACTACTTGGGCAGCTGTTATCGTGCCGGTTCTGAGCCGGATCTGCCCAACCCACATGCCGGCAAAGGCAAGCTACTCATCAACCAGGACAAGGCTAAACGTCGCAAGAAGGccaaagagcaagagagagggaagacGAAGGAGGAGAAGGTGGATGAAGATGACTTGAAGGAGAGGGCCCGGGTGGCAGGGGAGGTGTGGGTTGCAGACTGTGAGGATGAAGTGCTAGGCTGCGTGGCCCGTGACGGTTGGAGCCGGGATGGGGTTTATCGCATTTGCAGGCTGGTGGTGCAGAGCTGGTACAGGCGAGAAGGTCTTGGAAGGCTGCTGGTCCAAAGCCTGGAGGCCAAAGCCAGGCAAAGTGGCATTGCCAGGGTTTACGCTCACGTACCCTTCCCTTCCAAAGTCGGAGAGGCATTCTTCAGGAAACTGGGCTACCGGCTACAAGGCGAGACAGCTGGAGTtcaagatgaggaggaggaggaggatgattaCGAAGAGCCAGAGAAAGGCTGGCTGGGGTTCCCAGTGACTAAAGTGTTTGTTAAAGACTTGTGA